The following proteins come from a genomic window of Acyrthosiphon pisum isolate AL4f unplaced genomic scaffold, pea_aphid_22Mar2018_4r6ur Scaffold_19156;HRSCAF=19839, whole genome shotgun sequence:
- the LOC100571434 gene encoding trafficking protein particle complex subunit 8 — MYGEAAKMFIQMTNEDSDLRSALLLEQAAYAFLKSQKPPMLRKYAFHMVLAGHRYSKATQRKQSLSCYQQAYQVEFP; from the coding sequence ATGTATGGAGAGGCtgctaaaatgtttattcagaTGACAAATGAAGACTCAGATTTACGTAGTGCTCTACTTTTAGAACAGGCAGCATATGCTTTCCTGAAATCACAAAAACCCCCAATGTTGAGAAAGTATGCTTTTCATATGGTTCTGGCTGGACACCGATACTCAAAAGCAACACAAAGAAAGCAGTCACTAAGTTGTTACCAACAAGCTTATCAGGTTGAATTTCCTTGA